One Dehalococcoidales bacterium DNA window includes the following coding sequences:
- a CDS encoding bifunctional nuclease family protein, with the protein MIEVTIDSVRIGLMNRKPEYQYVVLLRERSSKRYLPIFIGQAEARAILIKLKNETVPRPMTHDLLQKMIDALGASVDSIIVNSLENDIFYAKIILNLNGRQYEIDARPSDALALAIRADSPIFIDESVLDKAGISLDRDKETDDLILDSTDGLEAEGKGGKVSEEEMRRLGAFREFIDTLDLDDFDKNKS; encoded by the coding sequence ATGATTGAGGTTACTATTGATAGTGTTCGTATCGGACTGATGAACCGAAAGCCGGAGTATCAGTATGTTGTTCTTTTAAGAGAGCGGTCGAGTAAAAGGTACCTTCCAATATTTATTGGCCAGGCAGAAGCCCGCGCGATACTTATCAAACTGAAGAATGAAACCGTCCCGCGGCCTATGACCCATGATCTTCTGCAAAAAATGATAGATGCGTTAGGCGCTTCAGTAGATTCTATTATTGTAAATTCGCTTGAAAATGATATCTTTTATGCAAAAATTATTCTTAACCTAAATGGGCGTCAATATGAAATTGATGCTCGGCCAAGCGATGCGCTTGCATTGGCAATCAGGGCGGACTCACCTATTTTTATTGATGAAAGTGTGCTTGATAAAGCAGGGATATCTCTTGACAGGGATAAAGAAACCGATGATTTGATCCTGGATAGCACTGATGGTCTGGAAGCGGAAGGAAAGGGTGGTAAAGTGAGCGAAGAGGAAATGAGACGGCTCGGCGCTTTTCGTGAATTTATCGATACCCTTGATTTAGATGACTTCGATAAAAACAAATCCTGA
- a CDS encoding F0F1 ATP synthase subunit A, whose protein sequence is MAKKKGCLGCSLPVAIVLVVLVLAIVILGLLAGPLGRAFGVEGLPSWMTLDTPHIKLPADAIFNLFGIPVTNTLIATWVTIIVLSLVFWAGFKKPKMVPGKLQSALEAALGWIYDLCVSTAGEKDGRRFFPFITTLFLFIITSAWLALIPGFGSILVHFSGGEHVELLRSTGTDLSTTLALALITFFTVEIIGFKRLGFGYLKKFFVFGGLARGFKMLFSKETRGKAAMEIVTGFMTAFAGLLELISEMVRILSLSFRLFGNMLAGEILLLMMAFLIPYLLPLPFYGLELLVGFIQALVFASLAIVYLSVAVTPHAEEH, encoded by the coding sequence GTGGCTAAGAAGAAGGGCTGCCTTGGCTGTTCACTACCGGTAGCCATTGTGCTCGTGGTTCTGGTTTTGGCAATAGTCATTTTAGGACTTCTTGCGGGGCCCCTGGGCAGAGCGTTTGGTGTTGAAGGGCTTCCTTCGTGGATGACCCTGGACACGCCTCATATTAAATTACCGGCAGATGCCATCTTTAATCTTTTTGGTATTCCGGTTACCAACACGCTAATTGCTACTTGGGTCACTATAATTGTATTGAGCCTTGTTTTTTGGGCTGGTTTTAAAAAGCCTAAAATGGTTCCCGGGAAACTGCAGAGCGCTTTGGAAGCAGCTCTCGGCTGGATTTACGATCTCTGCGTCTCTACAGCTGGTGAAAAGGACGGAAGGCGGTTCTTTCCGTTTATAACTACGCTGTTTCTTTTTATTATTACTTCTGCCTGGCTTGCACTCATTCCCGGGTTTGGTTCCATTCTGGTGCATTTTAGTGGTGGCGAACATGTGGAATTACTGCGGAGCACCGGCACCGATCTGAGTACTACCCTGGCTTTAGCCCTTATTACCTTCTTTACGGTTGAAATTATCGGCTTTAAGCGACTCGGCTTCGGGTACCTCAAGAAATTTTTCGTATTTGGCGGATTAGCACGCGGTTTCAAGATGCTTTTCTCAAAAGAAACTCGTGGTAAAGCCGCTATGGAAATAGTAACTGGCTTTATGACTGCATTTGCCGGTCTTCTGGAATTGATAAGTGAGATGGTTAGGATTTTAAGCCTCAGTTTCCGGTTGTTTGGTAATATGCTGGCAGGAGAAATCTTGCTGCTTATGATGGCATTCCTGATTCCTTACTTGTTGCCATTACCGTTCTATGGTCTTGAATTGCTGGTTGGTTTCATTCAGGCCCTGGTGTTTGCCAGTTTGGCGATCGTATACCTCTCAGTGGCAGTGACTCCTCATGCTGAGGAACACTAG